A region from the Pseudomonas cucumis genome encodes:
- a CDS encoding hybrid sensor histidine kinase/response regulator, producing MRWLRIAIGFTVTLLTLLCMLPAQAAQGSGWAVLLDEQGDLQLSDIRSSRYTNQFSPIELERLTAAAPEGALWLRFRLAPGKHEQLLRVFAPDLSHLNLYVLDGDQLIDQLNTGAGQLQATRPLPSSDFMLPLPQSDKTLDVYLRLVSEHQLRPYITLQSAVMSAATQNLTLIYGLLFGCLGMLILHNLTRYIYTRSRSSLWLAACEGLLMLSLVLLLNLARPWLPNWSAVQTPGAYLALLMTAPCGLMFAYRFFAPLGPHPLNKLLLGDILFIVVCGLLLLFVNTLPLNLITYGLVALAGLSMLFAGAHHWQKGYRPARLFVAAMVVFNLGTLIILPALRGLTLVAPQGLIIILLVFICISGLLMSIALGERQRSITEDRFSVSRDLAASNAEINAKAEFLAKISHEIRTPMNGVLGMTELLLGTPLSVKQRDYVQTIHSAGNELLTLINEILDISKLESGQIELDDVQFDLNALIEDCLSIFRAKAEQQNVELISFIQPQVPRVISGDPTRLRQTLLSLLENALKKTDEGEILIVVALDERNAKPRLRIAVQDSGQPMEAEERDALMHAELHSKHFLSATSLGGNLGLVIARQLIRLMQGEFGIKSGANQGSTLWLTLPLDPDRLEHPTSDLDSPLQGARVLVVDDNDTCRKVLVQQCSAWGLNVSAVPSGKEALALLRTKAHLRDYFDVVLLDQNMPGMTGMQLAAKIKEDPSLNHDILLIMLTGISNAPSKIIARNSGIKRILAKPVAGYTLKTTLADELNQRNKGLSVSQQLPTGPTLPVKVPSDFRILVAEDNSISTKVIRGMLGKLNLQPDTACNGEEALAAMKAQRYDLVLMDCEMPILDGFSATQQLRAWEVGNQRIRTPVVALTAHILAEHKERARQAGMDGHMAKPVELSQLRDLIEHWVAQRDHQSRATAQTS from the coding sequence GTGCGCTGGCTCAGGATTGCCATAGGCTTCACCGTCACTCTGCTGACCTTGCTCTGCATGCTCCCGGCCCAGGCTGCGCAAGGCAGTGGCTGGGCGGTATTGCTCGACGAACAGGGCGACCTGCAGCTGAGCGACATCCGCTCCAGCCGCTACACCAATCAATTCAGCCCCATTGAACTCGAGCGCCTCACCGCGGCCGCGCCCGAGGGTGCGCTATGGCTGCGTTTCAGGCTCGCGCCCGGCAAGCATGAACAGTTGCTGCGAGTGTTCGCGCCGGACCTGTCGCACCTCAATCTGTATGTGCTCGACGGCGACCAGTTGATCGATCAACTGAATACCGGTGCCGGGCAGCTCCAGGCTACCCGCCCCCTCCCCAGCAGCGACTTCATGTTGCCACTGCCACAAAGCGACAAAACCCTCGATGTCTACCTGCGGTTGGTCTCCGAACACCAGTTGCGGCCTTACATCACCCTGCAATCGGCGGTCATGAGCGCAGCCACTCAGAACCTGACGCTGATCTACGGCCTGCTCTTTGGCTGCCTCGGGATGCTGATCCTGCATAACCTGACCCGTTACATCTACACCCGCTCGCGCAGCAGCCTTTGGCTGGCAGCGTGCGAAGGGCTGCTGATGCTCAGCCTGGTGTTACTGCTGAACCTGGCCCGGCCATGGTTGCCGAACTGGTCCGCCGTGCAAACACCCGGTGCCTACCTCGCCTTGCTGATGACCGCACCTTGCGGCCTGATGTTCGCCTACCGTTTCTTCGCTCCGCTCGGCCCCCACCCGCTGAACAAGCTGCTGCTGGGGGACATCCTGTTCATCGTGGTCTGCGGTTTGCTATTGCTGTTCGTCAACACACTGCCACTGAACCTGATCACCTACGGGCTGGTTGCTCTGGCGGGCCTGAGTATGTTGTTCGCCGGTGCCCATCACTGGCAAAAAGGTTATCGCCCGGCGCGCCTGTTCGTGGCGGCCATGGTGGTATTCAACCTCGGCACATTGATTATCCTGCCCGCGCTGCGGGGGCTGACCCTGGTCGCTCCGCAAGGCCTGATCATCATTCTGCTGGTGTTTATCTGTATCAGTGGCCTGTTGATGAGTATTGCCTTGGGCGAGCGACAGCGCAGCATCACCGAAGACCGTTTCAGCGTCAGTCGCGATCTGGCCGCGAGCAACGCCGAAATCAACGCAAAAGCCGAATTTCTGGCGAAGATCAGCCACGAAATCCGCACCCCGATGAATGGCGTGCTGGGCATGACCGAACTTCTGCTGGGCACACCGTTGTCGGTCAAGCAGCGTGATTACGTGCAGACCATCCACAGCGCCGGCAACGAACTGCTGACCCTGATCAACGAGATTCTCGACATTTCCAAACTCGAGTCCGGGCAGATCGAACTGGACGACGTGCAGTTCGACCTCAACGCGCTGATCGAAGACTGCCTGAGCATCTTCCGCGCCAAGGCCGAGCAACAGAACGTCGAGCTGATCAGCTTTATCCAGCCACAGGTGCCACGTGTCATCAGCGGAGATCCGACGCGCCTGCGCCAGACCCTGCTGAGCCTGCTGGAAAACGCTCTGAAGAAGACCGACGAAGGCGAGATCCTGATCGTCGTCGCTCTGGATGAACGCAACGCCAAACCGCGACTGCGCATCGCCGTGCAGGACAGCGGCCAGCCCATGGAGGCGGAAGAACGCGACGCGCTGATGCATGCCGAACTGCACAGCAAACACTTTCTCTCGGCCACCAGCCTGGGGGGCAATCTTGGACTGGTCATCGCCCGTCAGCTGATCCGTTTGATGCAGGGTGAATTCGGTATCAAGAGCGGCGCCAACCAGGGCAGCACTTTGTGGCTGACCCTGCCACTGGACCCGGACCGTCTCGAACATCCGACGTCGGACCTGGACAGCCCGCTGCAAGGCGCACGCGTACTGGTCGTGGACGACAACGACACCTGCCGCAAGGTGCTGGTGCAGCAGTGCAGCGCCTGGGGTCTGAATGTCAGCGCGGTGCCGTCCGGCAAGGAAGCCCTGGCGCTGCTGCGCACCAAGGCCCACCTGCGCGATTACTTCGACGTGGTCCTGCTGGACCAGAACATGCCCGGCATGACCGGCATGCAACTGGCTGCCAAGATCAAGGAAGACCCGAGCCTGAATCACGACATTCTGCTGATCATGCTCACCGGCATCAGCAACGCCCCGAGCAAGATCATCGCGCGCAATTCCGGGATCAAGCGAATTCTCGCCAAACCGGTGGCCGGCTACACCCTCAAGACCACGCTGGCGGACGAACTGAACCAGCGCAACAAAGGCCTGTCCGTCTCCCAGCAACTGCCCACCGGCCCTACCCTTCCGGTCAAGGTGCCTAGCGATTTCCGCATTCTGGTGGCCGAAGACAACAGCATCTCGACCAAGGTCATACGCGGCATGCTGGGCAAACTCAATCTGCAACCGGACACCGCCTGCAATGGCGAAGAAGCCCTGGCGGCGATGAAAGCCCAGCGCTACGACCTGGTGCTGATGGACTGTGAAATGCCGATCCTCGACGGTTTCTCCGCCACCCAGCAACTGCGTGCCTGGGAAGTCGGCAACCAACGGATACGCACCCCCGTGGTGGCGTTGACCGCACACATCCTCGCCGAACACAAAGAGCGCGCGCGCCAGGCGGGCATGGACGGGCACATGGCCAAACCGGTCGAGCTGTCGCAACTGCGCGACCTGATCGAGCATTGGGTTGCCCAGCGCGATCATCAGAGTCGGGCGACGGCTCAAACCTCCTGA
- a CDS encoding TcdA/TcdB pore-forming domain-containing protein: protein MKDWEVGNTDTYVNFVELFKLADLEQVLLPHKDGEFYEALLRYYFACVGVMDSPRLLEPLRLFKQTLEPLLGNPRVRRDLEVQTPAAASEKHPPNLSQIYDKVEGFESRVQFGVEQMKIAATEVSKTLHFVWLGGGVGAIQRDYLNVWKQVLAGHGYTLNLWYDSDALLAYQTNKLIVEAAKADALSQVGDKVISEDELARLYEERAIVLKQQMHAHINAAVAKGESADEARMDLLTRAYGQDAAELEALLQRNRRSVLEMAEGDLQLRDLDGAAVPLQLQDIYERETRLRGNLAAASDVVRAEVLYDEGGSYADVDNLPPLLKTLGGVDVSVLASDARLGILQLLLNHNPEWMPGRQAASTDYSTFIPSEHLPALEAFAKSRPALSQVFQPPTDRLARPFMLRAVAEGNSITNAFLMAHSRSATLQTVIERMRFNYDLIDATTRLAAQRSVALNDFAEMLPLAQEVLERTYGPLIELPNQEEIFAGFLASAAASYFSDGIRLQSEGTIYLTGPGAMRDGMADYAKAHLTPSVAETVREEAAIARYASVNRATEEELDHSWKDNATDPVDWVKDEQKRWQEGQYKTRYQGDIAQLLKGSTIEFEQGWPLIEGRAVLLTDVLQRLVDGLGEPFIQAMRQGHDGAIVFEESLPLSFADRQAIKNQAAGARPSAFLSNARIQTLGLDEVLSGMAHGELHLVETSPLQRLSLGMLLGMDSLHSQNFANFTDELDNLANSVRELGTSSRYAVIERYLYKRKAPAFMGGLASDDDEPSAFSGSALDLKKAALMKAQTLHQWGRYVARIQQVATLEHRLQISERLDQVLGQFEASSVKLVPQDLLLNGDGETIGGRCYPLALMMSAALAQGEMASHRLRERFYLTAIEPGQSESVAFVQALEELRGTQLSEVGTLLSRADLEQVTAALENHGNTRTLMLNSDNHSMLVAKTVFGEHVLYHFYDPNFGLFEFENAAMFRRAMEHFFLKMGMARFYAAYGAEVRPMFDLIELQGERVSALPLSAGFDVARILTPDPLSGKPARSLRQRLNSAHGRSLVNNSHLGRSLLGLDSHWWGEQIAQATRQLQTQHQLSADAVPLFETLEVTPGGEYKISLVDPKAGQTMAHVTTDDHRILRIKEFLSGLFETLVSKQQSPVSEFDPTDAGSVHTLTAGFTIQALMNALRHHEGAASGGDNALTTAIRLHAYVNYAQLAHGNVVDVIGIVKLVRQALDDEKLIARTSAPLVQRALGHIANEGVGTVLGLVNVGFDIYQLSHATNDIEKAQFGTQLAFDSASVALAAAGLGAALAGASTVAAVLGGGGVILGGLTVGVAALAEGFATIAEEAKEVALFFDGLQKAYLQGGYHLDKASNAWIAHPSLVFADLDLHESTVHFDSPKLFPLRDHFGVPDYDVDYARATDIRQGLELPGSAPFSPQAGQTIVLPCTPKTWFGYEYKLMPFVTFRHAGGFDTARRLEKKNEQGQWQFLFSFYSFPGEYVVNRLHPVYKPTVFNVRLDNIERSLVVPALPKAWHGMVSYRIEGAGAQCSVLLNPGVSLELDAPSHIAMRWVLLAPWLAEADIRIEAAGRLVLNTLGVKFSGNGAHDVLLKLAGNKIMRVDLVALRLEVVEEDADPALGEQALLDHFKSLAREHRLAMPYTPVHGFVVPFEKPDEPRTVAAYYDSARDRFLYVRDPEVILADESVLGAVVEDFAYFYHPESFDVWQVDATTGTLVQRYRLLIPQGKATIIQCEVTAHGAVQVVQQVLRKDGQHDELTYMIHDRLVWLSSITLGLVPALQPALDADMLTDWKQVLGDYVLPRESTNTVNWRPGALVSICWQLDDKFRDLIWVRDSDGLIIRAPARRHHSRGWNDSIKALADLLLIAPAGVQGEVFVTFDKTDRRLVRQQRSIVDGRAQWTSSGFGPLEVKNVVAVEQGYLALTDSGLFFNVMPDGHLRLGGVTEAWLKDRPQWWSALATVATQYPVSSFAILGLTGLQGDAGLCAWYLDDRLLLAELGQGKEVRLLSITPDNQTVWLFDLSTGKIVRQGFIDPDRLDAAFAQGTKLLQAEALPAPQQEWASWTFVDVTVEGAGLRATTREGVELDLQHNEPARITGVDSRWVAALEGELRDGLAALANEHRCADFLCVKDADYLQWYVVRTGRLIRIPTIATDAQYSLVGTQKQTNVMLHEQADGFVHTYPQENKVGPFVYIQRNDEVLTVEGAKMGKNLLPLIADDVSILVLKMGQGSITSRLTRAAWLKLESVIVDCRYSLDHPPTVPGKLIWESVAVDQLWVNRVDEHLVIVDSDSGHSLIFRQVFAVDPALRGDVFLALDDYQSFAVSTLVSALLARKDTSNNVLLNKLVSVEKVEAVES, encoded by the coding sequence ATGAAAGATTGGGAAGTCGGAAATACAGACACTTACGTTAATTTTGTCGAGCTTTTCAAACTGGCGGATCTTGAACAGGTATTGTTGCCGCATAAGGACGGCGAGTTTTACGAGGCGCTGTTGCGTTATTACTTTGCCTGCGTGGGGGTAATGGATTCGCCAAGGTTGCTCGAGCCGTTGCGACTATTCAAACAGACACTGGAGCCATTGCTGGGCAACCCTCGAGTGAGGCGTGATCTGGAAGTGCAAACGCCTGCTGCGGCGAGTGAAAAGCATCCCCCGAATCTGTCGCAGATATACGACAAGGTCGAAGGGTTCGAGTCGCGTGTTCAGTTCGGCGTCGAGCAGATGAAAATAGCGGCTACGGAAGTTTCAAAGACGTTGCACTTTGTCTGGCTGGGCGGTGGTGTCGGCGCCATTCAGCGTGATTACCTCAACGTGTGGAAACAAGTGCTGGCCGGGCATGGCTACACACTCAATCTCTGGTACGACAGCGATGCGCTGCTGGCCTATCAAACCAACAAGCTGATTGTTGAGGCCGCCAAGGCCGATGCCCTGTCGCAGGTGGGTGACAAGGTTATCTCTGAAGATGAACTGGCCAGACTGTACGAGGAACGCGCCATTGTTCTGAAGCAACAGATGCATGCGCACATCAATGCCGCGGTGGCAAAAGGCGAGTCGGCCGATGAGGCCCGAATGGATTTGCTGACCCGCGCCTATGGTCAGGATGCGGCGGAACTGGAAGCGCTGCTGCAACGAAATCGTCGCAGTGTGCTCGAGATGGCTGAGGGTGACTTGCAGTTGCGCGACCTTGACGGTGCCGCAGTGCCGTTGCAACTGCAGGACATCTACGAACGGGAAACCCGTTTGCGCGGCAATCTGGCAGCGGCGTCCGATGTTGTGCGCGCCGAAGTCCTGTATGACGAAGGCGGCAGTTATGCCGATGTCGATAACCTGCCGCCATTGCTGAAAACCCTGGGCGGCGTCGACGTCAGTGTTTTGGCCAGCGATGCCCGCCTGGGGATTTTGCAGTTGTTGCTCAATCACAATCCAGAATGGATGCCGGGGCGTCAGGCAGCATCCACCGACTATTCCACCTTCATTCCTTCAGAACACCTGCCGGCACTGGAGGCCTTTGCCAAAAGCCGGCCGGCCCTGAGCCAGGTTTTCCAGCCGCCGACGGATCGGCTGGCTCGACCTTTTATGCTGCGTGCCGTGGCTGAAGGCAATTCGATTACGAATGCGTTCCTGATGGCACATTCCCGTTCGGCGACGCTGCAAACCGTGATTGAACGTATGCGGTTCAACTATGACTTGATCGATGCCACGACTCGCCTGGCTGCGCAGCGCAGTGTTGCATTGAACGACTTTGCAGAGATGTTGCCGCTAGCTCAGGAAGTGCTGGAAAGAACGTATGGGCCGCTGATCGAGCTGCCAAATCAAGAAGAGATCTTCGCGGGATTTCTGGCAAGTGCTGCCGCGAGCTACTTCAGCGACGGCATCCGCCTTCAAAGCGAAGGAACCATCTACCTGACCGGTCCAGGTGCCATGCGTGATGGCATGGCCGATTACGCCAAAGCGCACTTGACCCCCTCGGTGGCTGAGACCGTACGCGAGGAGGCGGCCATTGCGCGCTATGCATCGGTTAACCGCGCCACCGAAGAGGAGCTGGATCATTCCTGGAAAGACAACGCAACCGATCCTGTGGACTGGGTCAAAGATGAGCAGAAGCGTTGGCAAGAGGGCCAATACAAAACCCGCTATCAAGGCGATATCGCACAACTGCTCAAGGGCTCGACGATAGAGTTCGAACAAGGCTGGCCATTGATCGAAGGGCGAGCGGTGCTATTGACCGACGTTTTGCAGCGTCTGGTCGACGGGCTTGGCGAGCCGTTCATCCAGGCGATGAGACAGGGGCATGATGGCGCGATTGTCTTCGAGGAGTCGTTACCGCTGAGCTTTGCTGACCGTCAGGCCATCAAGAATCAGGCTGCTGGCGCGCGGCCTTCGGCCTTCCTCAGCAATGCACGGATCCAGACCCTGGGACTGGATGAGGTGCTGAGCGGGATGGCCCATGGCGAACTTCATCTCGTTGAGACAAGCCCGCTGCAAAGGCTGTCGTTGGGCATGTTGTTGGGGATGGACTCACTGCATAGCCAGAACTTCGCGAATTTCACCGACGAATTGGACAATCTGGCCAACAGCGTTCGTGAATTGGGCACCTCCAGTCGTTACGCTGTCATTGAACGGTATCTGTACAAGCGCAAGGCCCCGGCATTCATGGGCGGCCTGGCCAGCGATGACGATGAGCCGTCGGCATTCTCCGGTAGTGCACTGGATCTGAAAAAAGCAGCATTGATGAAGGCGCAGACCCTGCATCAATGGGGTCGCTATGTGGCGCGGATCCAGCAGGTGGCCACCCTTGAGCATCGCCTGCAGATAAGTGAACGGCTGGATCAAGTGCTCGGCCAATTCGAAGCCAGCAGCGTAAAACTGGTTCCCCAGGATCTGTTGCTCAACGGCGACGGAGAGACGATCGGTGGGCGCTGCTACCCGTTGGCGCTGATGATGAGTGCGGCCCTTGCACAGGGTGAGATGGCCTCCCATCGTCTGCGCGAACGCTTCTACCTGACCGCCATCGAACCGGGGCAAAGTGAGTCGGTAGCCTTTGTGCAGGCGCTGGAGGAACTGCGGGGTACTCAATTGAGTGAAGTGGGGACGCTGCTGAGCCGCGCCGATCTGGAGCAGGTCACTGCTGCACTGGAGAACCATGGCAACACCCGTACGCTGATGCTGAACTCTGACAATCACTCGATGCTGGTGGCGAAAACGGTCTTTGGTGAACACGTCCTCTATCATTTTTATGATCCCAACTTCGGTCTGTTCGAATTCGAGAATGCGGCCATGTTCAGGCGGGCGATGGAGCACTTTTTCCTCAAAATGGGCATGGCCAGATTTTATGCCGCTTACGGTGCCGAAGTCCGGCCCATGTTCGATCTGATCGAACTGCAGGGTGAGCGGGTGTCTGCCTTGCCACTGTCCGCCGGGTTTGATGTAGCGAGAATACTGACGCCGGATCCATTGTCGGGAAAACCCGCGCGATCGCTTCGCCAGCGCCTGAATAGCGCCCATGGACGATCACTGGTCAACAATTCACATTTGGGCAGGAGCCTGTTGGGGCTGGACAGTCATTGGTGGGGAGAGCAGATCGCCCAGGCGACAAGGCAATTGCAGACCCAACACCAATTATCGGCGGATGCCGTTCCGTTGTTCGAGACGTTGGAGGTTACTCCAGGCGGGGAATACAAGATCAGTCTGGTCGATCCCAAGGCTGGGCAGACCATGGCGCATGTCACGACTGATGATCACCGGATTCTGAGGATAAAGGAGTTTCTCTCCGGGCTTTTCGAGACGTTGGTCAGCAAACAACAGTCGCCAGTCTCCGAGTTCGATCCGACTGACGCAGGCAGTGTCCATACGCTCACTGCCGGTTTCACCATACAGGCTTTAATGAACGCGCTGCGACATCATGAAGGCGCGGCAAGCGGTGGTGACAATGCGCTGACCACCGCTATTCGCCTGCATGCTTATGTGAACTATGCCCAGCTTGCCCATGGCAATGTCGTGGATGTCATTGGCATTGTAAAACTGGTTCGCCAGGCACTGGATGATGAAAAACTGATCGCCCGAACCAGCGCGCCGCTCGTGCAACGAGCCTTGGGGCATATTGCCAACGAAGGGGTGGGTACGGTGTTGGGACTGGTGAATGTCGGCTTTGATATTTACCAATTGAGCCACGCAACCAATGACATTGAAAAGGCGCAGTTCGGGACGCAGTTAGCGTTCGACTCCGCCAGCGTGGCATTGGCCGCTGCCGGCCTGGGCGCCGCACTGGCAGGTGCGAGTACGGTGGCTGCGGTATTGGGAGGCGGCGGGGTGATTCTGGGGGGGCTGACGGTGGGCGTTGCTGCGCTGGCCGAAGGTTTTGCCACCATTGCGGAGGAGGCCAAGGAGGTCGCGCTGTTTTTTGATGGGCTGCAAAAGGCTTATTTGCAAGGCGGCTATCACCTGGATAAGGCGTCGAATGCCTGGATTGCACATCCATCGCTGGTATTCGCCGATCTGGATTTGCACGAATCCACTGTCCATTTCGACAGCCCGAAGCTGTTTCCGCTTCGGGACCATTTTGGGGTCCCGGATTACGATGTGGATTACGCTCGTGCCACCGATATTCGGCAGGGACTTGAATTGCCCGGTTCGGCACCTTTCTCACCGCAGGCAGGGCAAACGATCGTTCTGCCTTGCACACCCAAGACGTGGTTCGGCTACGAATACAAGTTGATGCCGTTTGTCACGTTTCGTCATGCCGGTGGATTCGACACGGCACGCCGGCTGGAGAAAAAGAACGAACAGGGGCAATGGCAGTTTCTGTTTTCGTTCTACTCGTTTCCCGGTGAGTACGTGGTCAACCGGTTGCACCCCGTATACAAGCCAACGGTTTTCAACGTTCGTCTCGACAACATCGAACGCTCTCTGGTAGTGCCTGCGCTGCCGAAGGCGTGGCACGGCATGGTTTCCTACCGGATAGAAGGGGCAGGCGCTCAATGTTCCGTGTTGCTCAACCCAGGCGTGAGCCTCGAACTCGACGCACCGAGCCACATTGCAATGCGCTGGGTGCTGCTGGCTCCGTGGCTGGCGGAGGCAGACATCCGGATAGAAGCCGCCGGTCGACTTGTTTTAAACACCTTGGGTGTGAAATTCAGTGGCAATGGCGCTCACGACGTATTGCTCAAGCTGGCTGGCAACAAGATCATGCGCGTTGATCTTGTTGCCCTGCGGTTGGAGGTGGTCGAAGAAGATGCGGATCCGGCGCTCGGGGAGCAAGCGTTGCTGGATCATTTCAAATCACTGGCCCGTGAACATCGACTGGCCATGCCATATACCCCCGTTCATGGGTTTGTCGTTCCATTCGAAAAGCCGGATGAGCCCAGGACGGTGGCCGCGTATTACGACTCGGCTCGGGATCGCTTTCTGTATGTACGCGATCCGGAAGTGATATTGGCCGATGAGTCCGTATTGGGAGCAGTGGTGGAGGATTTTGCCTACTTCTATCACCCCGAGAGTTTTGATGTCTGGCAGGTCGACGCGACCACTGGCACGCTGGTTCAGCGCTATCGTCTGCTCATACCGCAGGGCAAAGCGACCATTATCCAATGCGAGGTGACGGCTCATGGTGCCGTTCAGGTCGTGCAACAGGTCCTTCGAAAGGACGGTCAGCATGATGAACTGACCTACATGATCCATGACCGTTTGGTGTGGCTAAGTTCGATCACCCTGGGTCTGGTTCCCGCACTCCAGCCAGCTCTGGACGCGGACATGCTGACTGACTGGAAGCAGGTGCTGGGCGACTATGTGTTGCCGAGAGAGTCAACGAATACCGTGAACTGGCGCCCCGGTGCGCTGGTATCGATTTGTTGGCAACTGGATGACAAGTTTCGAGATCTGATCTGGGTCCGGGACAGCGACGGCTTGATCATCCGTGCACCCGCCAGGCGTCACCATTCGCGGGGATGGAACGACTCGATCAAGGCTTTGGCCGACCTTCTGCTCATCGCTCCTGCTGGGGTCCAGGGTGAAGTGTTTGTCACCTTCGACAAAACTGACCGAAGACTCGTGCGACAGCAAAGGTCGATAGTGGATGGTCGCGCGCAATGGACCTCCAGCGGATTTGGCCCTCTGGAGGTGAAAAATGTTGTCGCCGTTGAGCAGGGCTATCTTGCGCTGACCGACTCCGGCCTGTTCTTTAATGTGATGCCGGACGGGCATCTGCGATTGGGCGGGGTGACTGAGGCCTGGCTCAAAGATCGACCCCAATGGTGGTCCGCACTCGCCACGGTGGCGACACAGTACCCGGTGTCCAGCTTTGCCATCCTGGGTTTGACAGGCTTACAGGGCGATGCCGGTTTGTGTGCCTGGTACCTTGACGATCGACTGCTACTCGCGGAGCTGGGGCAGGGGAAAGAAGTACGGTTGCTGAGTATTACTCCGGACAACCAGACCGTTTGGCTGTTCGATCTTTCAACCGGCAAGATTGTCCGCCAGGGTTTTATCGATCCGGACCGCTTGGACGCGGCATTTGCCCAGGGAACGAAGCTGTTACAGGCTGAAGCATTGCCGGCCCCCCAGCAGGAGTGGGCGTCCTGGACCTTTGTCGACGTGACGGTGGAAGGCGCTGGCCTGAGGGCAACGACTCGTGAAGGCGTGGAACTGGATTTACAGCACAACGAACCGGCACGGATTACGGGCGTTGACAGCCGTTGGGTCGCTGCACTGGAAGGTGAATTACGTGACGGATTGGCGGCGCTGGCGAACGAACATCGATGCGCTGACTTTCTTTGCGTCAAAGACGCCGACTACTTGCAATGGTACGTGGTTCGGACCGGACGGTTGATCCGGATTCCGACAATTGCCACCGACGCGCAATACTCGCTGGTGGGCACTCAGAAGCAAACCAATGTGATGCTGCACGAACAAGCGGATGGTTTCGTGCACACCTATCCGCAAGAAAACAAGGTCGGGCCTTTTGTCTATATTCAGCGCAATGACGAAGTACTAACGGTTGAAGGGGCGAAGATGGGCAAGAACCTACTCCCGTTGATTGCCGATGATGTCAGCATCCTGGTTCTGAAAATGGGTCAAGGTTCGATAACCAGCCGGCTTACCAGAGCGGCGTGGTTGAAACTTGAATCGGTCATCGTCGATTGCCGCTATTCACTCGATCACCCGCCTACGGTTCCAGGAAAGCTGATCTGGGAAAGCGTAGCTGTTGATCAGTTGTGGGTGAACCGGGTCGATGAGCACTTGGTGATTGTTGATTCCGACAGCGGACACAGTTTGATCTTTCGTCAGGTATTTGCGGTGGACCCAGCCTTGCGCGGAGATGTGTTTCTGGCATTGGACGACTATCAATCCTTTGCGGTATCGACACTGGTGAGTGCCCTGCTCGCCAGAAAGGACACCTCCAATAACGTATTGCTCAATAAGCTTGTATCGGTCGAAAAAGTTGAAGCAGTAGAAAGTTAA
- a CDS encoding MarC family protein, translated as MLHVLFSVYLKMLVLYSPFFVLSCFISLSRGYSRKEQRRLAWKVAIATLVSSVLLYLFGRVIFDVFGITVDAFRIGAGSVLFISALGMAQGKSVVQTDNVQQDVTIVPLTIPLTVGPGTIGALLVMGVSQPHWDDKLTAILSIALASFTVGVVLYLSNRIERLLGDQGLQIVSRLMGLFVCALAAQIIFTGVKGYLVP; from the coding sequence ATGCTCCACGTGTTATTCAGCGTTTACCTGAAGATGCTGGTGCTCTACAGCCCGTTCTTCGTGTTGTCCTGTTTCATCAGTCTGAGCCGCGGTTATTCGCGCAAGGAACAACGTCGCCTGGCCTGGAAAGTGGCGATTGCCACACTGGTTTCCAGTGTCTTGCTTTACCTGTTCGGGAGGGTGATATTTGACGTGTTCGGCATTACCGTGGATGCATTTCGCATCGGCGCCGGCAGCGTACTGTTCATCTCGGCGCTGGGCATGGCTCAGGGCAAGTCGGTGGTGCAGACCGACAATGTGCAGCAGGACGTGACCATCGTTCCGCTGACCATCCCCCTGACCGTCGGCCCGGGCACCATCGGTGCGCTGTTGGTGATGGGTGTCAGCCAACCGCACTGGGACGACAAACTCACCGCGATCCTCAGTATTGCCCTGGCCAGTTTCACGGTGGGGGTGGTGCTTTACTTGTCGAACCGCATCGAGCGGCTTCTTGGTGACCAAGGCTTGCAGATCGTCAGCCGATTGATGGGACTGTTTGTTTGCGCATTGGCAGCGCAGATTATTTTTACCGGGGTTAAAGGATACCTGGTTCCCTGA